One window from the genome of Marinobacter sp. es.048 encodes:
- a CDS encoding DEAD/DEAH box helicase — translation MTSDPKHTGDLRFSDLNLDKRLLDAITAIGFEYCTPIQAETLPWTLACEDLIGQAQTGTGKTAAFLITAIQSLLETPIPEKDRFASEPRVLALAPTRELAMQIAKDAEQLCQHTGHNVVTVVGGMNYDKQRDQLQNEIVDILVATPGRLIDFLGSQDVFLDQLDILILDEADRMLDMGFIPDVKRIIRKCTPKDERQTLLFSATFNQDVLNLASMWTSNAEFVEIEPEQKTAERVEQTVYLVGDDEKLPVLVNFLKRPEVEKALVFANRRDQCRDLEEDLRNQGVKVALMSGEIAQNKRLKTLDQFKKGSIQVLVATDVAGRGIHVNGVTHVFNYNLPDNAEDYVHRIGRTGRAGKHGVSISFAGEDDSFALPAIETYISQKLKTAVPDEALMAPMENPPITRKRGRRPQGSGGRGQGGRNQRQRRN, via the coding sequence TTGCTGGATGCCATTACGGCCATTGGTTTTGAATACTGCACACCCATTCAGGCAGAAACACTGCCCTGGACCCTGGCCTGCGAAGATCTGATTGGTCAGGCGCAGACCGGCACTGGTAAAACCGCTGCGTTTCTGATTACGGCAATCCAGAGTCTGCTTGAGACTCCGATTCCAGAAAAAGACCGTTTTGCCTCTGAGCCGCGTGTTCTGGCCCTGGCGCCAACCCGGGAACTGGCGATGCAGATCGCGAAAGACGCCGAGCAATTGTGCCAGCATACCGGGCACAACGTGGTTACCGTTGTGGGCGGCATGAACTATGACAAACAGCGCGACCAACTCCAGAATGAGATCGTCGACATTCTCGTTGCGACTCCGGGGCGCCTGATCGATTTCCTCGGCTCCCAGGACGTATTCCTGGATCAGCTCGACATCCTGATTCTGGATGAGGCTGATCGCATGCTGGACATGGGGTTCATTCCGGATGTTAAACGGATTATTCGCAAGTGCACGCCCAAAGATGAGCGCCAGACACTGCTGTTCAGTGCCACGTTCAACCAGGATGTGCTCAACCTCGCCTCCATGTGGACGAGCAACGCAGAGTTTGTTGAGATTGAGCCCGAACAGAAGACGGCTGAACGAGTTGAGCAAACAGTGTACCTGGTCGGCGACGATGAGAAGCTTCCGGTGCTCGTGAATTTCCTGAAACGGCCCGAAGTGGAAAAGGCATTGGTGTTCGCCAACCGGCGGGATCAGTGTCGCGACCTGGAAGAAGACCTGAGAAACCAGGGGGTCAAGGTGGCGCTGATGTCTGGAGAGATCGCCCAGAACAAACGCCTCAAAACCCTGGATCAGTTCAAGAAGGGAAGTATCCAGGTGCTGGTCGCCACCGATGTGGCCGGCCGTGGCATTCACGTAAACGGCGTTACCCATGTATTCAACTATAATCTGCCGGATAATGCCGAGGATTACGTGCATCGTATCGGGCGCACGGGCAGAGCTGGCAAGCATGGGGTTTCCATCAGTTTCGCCGGTGAAGACGATTCTTTCGCACTCCCGGCCATCGAAACCTACATCAGCCAGAAACTGAAGACTGCGGTGCCCGATGAGGCGCTCATGGCGCCGATGGAAAACCCGCCGATTACCCGAAAACGCGGCCGGCGGCCGCAGGGTTCAGGCGGTCGTGGTCAGGGTGGCCGTAATCAGCGTCAGCGCAGGAACTGA
- the pdxB gene encoding 4-phosphoerythronate dehydrogenase PdxB, with translation MLIVADENIPLLDSFFGDIGEIRRVSGRSMSSDDVRDADILLVRSVTRVNRELLEGSRVRFVGTTTIGTDHVDLDWLEQAGIRFSAAPGCNANSVAEYVLSVLSLHAERRGLSDWSQLSVGIVGVGNVGGELAHKLERLGFDVCLCDPPRADREEDDQEFVVLEEAMRCDVVSLHTPLTSEGDHPTLHMIGYPELEALGANQLLINAGRGEVIDSSALLVRLEQGHAPAVALDVWEQEPRIHPELVDRVWLATPHIAGYSLEGKVQGTEMIYQALSQFLGLPVRKKAGQFLPEPALSKISFTSSADEEDAIRIALRACYDPRRDDARLRNAMIGSSEERGAAFDRLRRDYPVRRECSSLKIQLKGTSKSLQDSFRAIGFKLKI, from the coding sequence ATGTTGATCGTAGCAGACGAAAACATTCCTCTACTGGACTCATTCTTTGGCGACATAGGTGAGATTCGGCGGGTGTCCGGTCGCTCCATGTCGAGCGACGATGTCCGGGACGCCGATATACTGCTGGTTCGTTCCGTCACCAGAGTAAATCGCGAGCTTCTGGAGGGCAGTCGGGTCCGATTTGTGGGTACAACCACCATCGGTACTGATCATGTCGATCTCGACTGGCTTGAGCAGGCTGGCATTCGCTTTTCTGCGGCGCCGGGCTGCAACGCCAACAGTGTGGCCGAGTACGTGTTGTCCGTGCTGTCACTGCATGCTGAACGACGTGGCTTGTCGGATTGGTCCCAGCTAAGCGTCGGAATCGTCGGTGTCGGTAATGTTGGTGGGGAGCTGGCCCACAAGCTGGAACGCCTTGGATTCGATGTGTGTCTTTGCGATCCGCCCAGGGCGGACCGGGAAGAGGACGACCAGGAGTTTGTGGTGTTGGAAGAAGCCATGCGGTGTGATGTGGTGTCCCTGCATACGCCTCTGACAAGTGAAGGTGACCATCCCACTCTGCACATGATCGGTTATCCAGAGCTTGAGGCGCTGGGTGCAAACCAACTCCTTATCAATGCCGGGCGTGGAGAAGTCATCGATTCTTCAGCGTTGCTGGTCCGGCTTGAACAGGGCCATGCGCCCGCCGTCGCCCTGGATGTTTGGGAGCAGGAGCCCAGGATTCATCCCGAGCTGGTTGACCGGGTCTGGCTGGCGACACCGCACATTGCCGGGTACAGCCTGGAGGGCAAGGTTCAGGGAACGGAAATGATCTATCAGGCCCTGAGCCAGTTCCTGGGGCTGCCGGTTCGCAAAAAAGCGGGCCAGTTTCTACCGGAGCCAGCCCTCAGCAAGATTTCCTTTACCAGCTCGGCGGACGAAGAGGATGCGATTCGCATTGCGCTGAGGGCCTGTTACGACCCTCGCCGGGACGATGCCAGGCTTCGCAATGCCATGATAGGCTCATCTGAAGAGCGGGGTGCGGCGTTTGACAGACTGCGTCGGGACTACCCGGTTCGTCGGGAGTGCTCCAGTCTCAAGATCCAGCTCAAGGGAACCAGTAAATCGCTGCAGGACAGTTTCCGGGCTATCGGATTCAAGTTGAAGATCTGA
- the htpX gene encoding protease HtpX codes for MRILLFLATNLAVILVASFTLRLLGVDSYLAQNGIQYGSLLAFAAVFGFAGAIVSLLISKRMAKWSTKARVIDSPRTPAERWLVDTVAELAKNAGIGMPEVAIFPASQSNAFATGWNKNDALVAVSEGLLHRFNKDEIRAVLGHEIGHVANGDMVTLALIQGVVNTFVIFASRVIGSFVDRVIFKNESGHGLGFFAVSIVAEIVLGILASTIVFWFSRRREFRADIAGAQLAGRSAMISALARLKQESEVPDQMPDSLQAFGINRGARGGLSALFMTHPPLEDRIEALQSAKL; via the coding sequence ATGCGTATTCTGCTGTTTCTGGCAACCAACCTTGCTGTAATACTAGTTGCCAGCTTTACACTGCGACTTCTGGGCGTGGACAGCTACCTCGCTCAGAATGGTATTCAGTATGGCTCTTTGCTGGCTTTCGCTGCAGTCTTCGGATTCGCCGGCGCTATCGTATCACTGCTGATATCCAAGCGAATGGCCAAATGGAGCACCAAGGCCCGGGTCATTGACTCCCCGAGAACACCCGCCGAACGCTGGCTGGTGGATACTGTAGCGGAGTTGGCGAAAAACGCCGGTATCGGCATGCCGGAGGTCGCTATCTTCCCGGCGTCCCAGTCCAATGCCTTCGCAACAGGCTGGAACAAGAACGATGCGCTGGTCGCTGTCAGCGAAGGCCTTTTACATCGTTTTAACAAGGATGAGATCAGGGCAGTCCTGGGCCACGAAATCGGCCACGTTGCCAACGGTGACATGGTGACACTGGCTTTGATTCAGGGTGTGGTGAATACCTTCGTCATTTTCGCGTCCAGGGTCATCGGCTCCTTCGTCGACCGGGTGATTTTCAAGAATGAAAGCGGGCATGGGCTCGGCTTCTTCGCCGTCAGCATCGTTGCCGAAATCGTTCTGGGCATACTCGCCAGCACTATCGTGTTCTGGTTCTCCCGCCGCCGGGAATTCCGGGCGGATATCGCCGGTGCTCAACTGGCAGGTCGCTCAGCCATGATCAGCGCGTTGGCAAGGCTAAAACAGGAAAGTGAAGTGCCAGATCAGATGCCGGACTCCCTCCAGGCGTTCGGTATTAATCGCGGAGCCCGGGGCGGCCTGAGTGCCCTTTTCATGACGCATCCGCCACTGGAAGACCGGATAGAGGCGCTGCAGAGCGCCAAGCTATAA
- a CDS encoding pyridoxal phosphate-dependent aminotransferase: protein MQNYYKSAKLDNVCYEIRGVVLREARRLEEEGHRVLKLNIGNPAAFELDVPEEIQQDVIYNMHQAQGYVESKGLFSARKAVMHYCQQRGIDKVDIDDIFLGNGVSELIVMTMQAMLNTGDEVLIPAPDYPLWTAAVTLSSGKPVHYRCDEQQDWFPDIDDIRKKITRRTRAIVLINPNNPTGAVYSKELLEQVIELARKHNLIILSDEIYDKILYDGTQHISTASLADDVLFFTYNGLSKNYRAAGYRSGWMIVSGAKHRAKDLIEGIDMLSNMRLCANVPAQLAIQTALGGYQSINDLVAPGGRLYEQRETAWRMLNDIPGVSCVKPQGALYLFPKLDPKHFPIVNDEKLVLDLLLQEKILLVQGSAFNIDDKQHLRVVFLPREDTLEDAMGRLGNFLGQYQQ from the coding sequence ATGCAGAACTACTACAAATCCGCCAAGCTGGATAACGTGTGTTATGAAATCCGTGGCGTAGTTCTGCGGGAAGCGCGTCGACTCGAAGAAGAAGGTCATCGCGTGCTGAAGCTCAACATCGGCAACCCTGCTGCATTTGAGCTGGATGTCCCTGAGGAAATCCAGCAGGACGTCATCTACAACATGCACCAGGCCCAAGGCTATGTGGAATCAAAGGGGCTGTTCTCTGCCCGCAAGGCAGTCATGCACTACTGCCAGCAACGGGGCATCGACAAAGTCGATATTGACGATATTTTCCTCGGTAACGGCGTCAGTGAGCTGATCGTCATGACCATGCAGGCCATGTTGAACACCGGTGATGAAGTACTCATCCCGGCCCCGGACTACCCCCTGTGGACCGCTGCAGTCACACTTTCCAGCGGCAAACCGGTGCACTATCGCTGCGACGAACAGCAGGACTGGTTTCCGGATATTGACGATATCCGCAAGAAAATTACCCGGCGGACCCGCGCCATTGTTCTGATCAACCCCAACAACCCGACCGGGGCTGTTTATTCAAAGGAACTTCTGGAACAAGTCATCGAACTGGCCCGAAAGCACAACCTGATCATCCTCTCGGACGAGATCTACGACAAGATTCTCTATGACGGTACCCAGCACATTTCCACCGCGTCACTGGCTGACGATGTGCTCTTCTTTACCTATAACGGCCTGTCCAAGAATTACCGTGCAGCGGGTTACCGCTCGGGCTGGATGATCGTCAGCGGAGCCAAACATCGGGCAAAGGATCTGATTGAGGGCATCGACATGCTCTCCAACATGCGCCTGTGCGCCAATGTGCCGGCCCAACTGGCCATTCAGACAGCGTTGGGAGGCTACCAGTCCATCAACGATCTGGTGGCGCCAGGCGGACGTCTGTATGAGCAGCGGGAAACCGCTTGGCGGATGCTCAACGACATTCCGGGGGTAAGCTGTGTCAAACCTCAGGGCGCGTTGTACCTGTTCCCGAAACTGGATCCGAAGCACTTCCCCATCGTGAACGACGAGAAACTGGTTCTGGACCTGCTGTTGCAGGAAAAAATCCTGCTGGTACAGGGTTCCGCCTTTAATATCGATGACAAGCAGCACCTGAGAGTGGTCTTTCTGCCACGGGAAGACACCCTGGAGGACGCCATGGGTCGACTCGGGAATTTCCTTGGCCAATACCAGCAATAA